A genomic segment from bacterium encodes:
- a CDS encoding family 20 glycosylhydrolase, producing MRTLTLLLLCLPIPCLAADEPAMLTLFDFENGVSEWRANPWSGGKGFVEPATAAKFGKGALRARYEQIPQGCNMISPYFADDAPWRNGDYDAICFWLKGDGTQSYLHLYLASEVGDLSPTHAGQVPLSSTQWRRFCLRFDTLWNRESRPFELKHFKRLYFGTSGTHEALIDQVQLQRPLRAVPLDSVDNGGPAGLEPRLYADRAQQYYLTFDPQSVLEPTVAARLTVQWPEKKAKELLRTMPAQSATEETWVQLPGTPDAAGQGRLKLRLTEPTGTLCYAGQFTFPVALEALRLQPSDLQIIPQPKSIQQHPTKLKLPHDMSAYIVSQPQVAQVGLERVKADLAALCGCRVAYNRKAMQALKPAVVIIAPNYERPQVPEEVTDRLSELRAQGYVLHTDNKQIVLAALDEAGMRNGAITLKQAILSVSGSADETTVPGLTVLDWPSLPIRAINIGLPTTRWGYPNDAPVSVEFFMDFLQRTVVDQKINAVGLEVSQGMKFDRHPEIAGPAAWSKQDVRRVVDFLRAQGVEVFPVVNSLGHAGWLTIPLPKLREDVDEHQLCTRHPEIRQVLEDVYTELIEVCTPKYFHFGLDEIRWQTLNLPPEKRCPRCAGLDKRDLFVEHVRWLDGFARTHNLKMLMWADMILPEHNGGPPFSLADTVDKLPQDIVMCDWSATLAPLSLHDLQQRGFTVWKCNSRGVNNADLAFVAGNMWGVWSKVPWLTESCWNALSYSYLNQLVAAEYSWHAYPDLMANGVPLAADFLQKRPLAQQRLAQPATAASGAAVEDVAPGDQPLKLAGMALRPWAQPVTEEKSFTVGKPLAVVYALLAADLPADARKGFLEEFKKKGNWQGVPIGQIVFKYADGTEAALPLLYGTHVRAVAADEDFPQAYGAMATTALPVGDQQRVAYLTPLTNPSPDKPVAEIRFVPGTLGAKPLLLGLATRGVWAAE from the coding sequence GCCCGATACGAGCAGATCCCGCAGGGCTGCAACATGATCTCGCCGTACTTCGCCGACGACGCGCCCTGGCGCAACGGTGACTATGACGCGATCTGCTTTTGGCTCAAGGGCGATGGCACGCAGAGCTACCTGCACCTGTACCTGGCGTCCGAAGTGGGCGACCTATCGCCGACCCACGCCGGGCAGGTGCCGCTGTCCAGCACGCAGTGGCGGCGGTTCTGCCTGCGGTTTGACACGCTGTGGAACCGCGAGAGCCGGCCCTTTGAACTGAAGCACTTCAAGCGCCTGTACTTCGGGACCTCGGGCACGCACGAGGCGCTGATAGACCAGGTGCAACTGCAGCGGCCGCTGCGGGCGGTGCCGCTGGACTCGGTGGACAATGGCGGCCCGGCGGGGCTGGAGCCCAGGCTCTACGCCGATCGGGCTCAGCAGTACTACCTCACCTTTGATCCGCAGAGCGTGCTCGAGCCGACCGTGGCTGCCCGTCTGACGGTCCAGTGGCCCGAGAAGAAGGCCAAGGAGCTGCTGCGGACCATGCCGGCTCAGAGCGCGACGGAGGAGACGTGGGTGCAGTTGCCCGGCACGCCGGACGCGGCCGGCCAGGGGCGGCTGAAGCTGCGGCTCACCGAGCCCACGGGCACACTGTGCTATGCCGGGCAGTTCACCTTCCCGGTAGCGCTCGAGGCACTCCGGCTGCAGCCCTCGGACCTGCAGATCATCCCTCAGCCCAAGTCCATACAGCAGCACCCGACGAAGCTGAAGCTCCCGCACGACATGAGCGCGTACATCGTGTCACAGCCGCAGGTGGCGCAGGTGGGGCTGGAGCGGGTCAAGGCCGACCTGGCGGCGCTCTGCGGCTGCCGTGTGGCGTACAACCGCAAGGCGATGCAGGCGCTGAAGCCCGCGGTGGTCATCATCGCACCGAACTACGAGCGGCCGCAGGTACCCGAGGAAGTCACGGACCGCCTGTCCGAGCTGCGGGCCCAGGGGTATGTGCTGCACACCGACAACAAGCAGATCGTGCTGGCGGCGTTGGACGAGGCGGGGATGCGGAATGGGGCCATCACGCTCAAGCAGGCCATCCTGTCTGTGTCAGGCAGTGCCGACGAGACCACCGTGCCGGGCCTGACGGTGCTCGACTGGCCCTCGCTCCCCATCCGGGCCATCAACATCGGCCTGCCCACGACCCGCTGGGGCTATCCCAATGATGCGCCGGTGTCCGTGGAGTTCTTCATGGACTTCCTGCAGCGCACCGTGGTGGATCAGAAGATCAACGCCGTGGGCCTGGAGGTGTCCCAGGGGATGAAGTTCGACCGGCACCCGGAGATCGCCGGGCCGGCGGCGTGGAGCAAGCAGGACGTCCGGCGCGTGGTGGATTTCCTGCGTGCCCAGGGCGTTGAGGTCTTCCCGGTCGTCAACTCGCTGGGCCATGCCGGCTGGCTGACGATCCCCCTGCCGAAGCTGCGCGAGGATGTGGACGAGCACCAGCTCTGCACGCGCCACCCGGAGATACGGCAGGTGCTGGAGGATGTCTACACCGAGCTGATCGAGGTGTGTACGCCCAAGTACTTCCACTTCGGGCTGGACGAGATCCGGTGGCAGACGCTGAACCTGCCCCCCGAGAAGCGCTGCCCGCGCTGCGCCGGGCTGGACAAGCGCGACCTGTTCGTCGAGCACGTCCGCTGGCTCGACGGCTTCGCCCGGACACACAACCTCAAGATGCTGATGTGGGCGGACATGATCCTGCCGGAGCACAACGGCGGGCCGCCGTTCAGCCTGGCCGACACCGTGGACAAGCTGCCCCAGGACATCGTGATGTGCGACTGGTCGGCCACGCTGGCGCCGCTGTCGCTGCACGACCTGCAGCAGCGCGGCTTCACCGTCTGGAAGTGCAACTCGCGCGGCGTCAACAACGCCGACCTGGCCTTCGTGGCGGGCAACATGTGGGGTGTCTGGAGCAAGGTCCCGTGGCTGACGGAGTCGTGCTGGAACGCGCTGAGCTACTCCTATCTGAACCAGCTCGTGGCGGCGGAGTACAGTTGGCACGCCTACCCCGACCTGATGGCCAACGGCGTGCCGCTGGCTGCCGACTTCCTGCAGAAGCGCCCGCTGGCCCAGCAGCGCCTGGCCCAGCCCGCCACGGCCGCTTCGGGGGCCGCGGTGGAGGACGTGGCGCCGGGCGACCAGCCGCTGAAGCTCGCGGGTATGGCCCTGCGGCCGTGGGCGCAGCCGGTGACGGAGGAGAAGAGCTTCACGGTCGGCAAGCCGCTAGCGGTGGTGTACGCCCTACTGGCGGCCGACCTGCCCGCGGACGCGCGCAAGGGCTTCCTCGAGGAGTTCAAGAAGAAGGGGAACTGGCAGGGCGTGCCCATCGGGCAGATCGTGTTCAAGTATGCAGACGGCACCGAGGCGGCCTTGCCGCTGCTGTACGGCACTCACGTCCGAGCCGTGGCGGCCGACGAGGACTTCCCCCAGGCCTACGGGGCCATGGCGACGACGGCCCTGCCCGTCGGCGACCAGCAGCGGGTGGCGTACCTGACGCCGCTGACGAACCCCAGCCCCGACAAGCCGGTGGCCGAGATACGCTTCGTGCCCGGGACGCTGGGGGCCAAGCCGCTGCTGCTGGGGCTGGCGACGCGCGGCGTCTGGGCCGCGGAGTGA
- a CDS encoding DedA family protein translates to MVSHILAVVSQFIIHVESSMGYGGIVLLMGIESCCIPLPSEVIMPYAGYLCTVGRFNIWLVGLFGAMGCVVGSIPAYYLGMYGGRPLILKYGKYILMSHHDLDLADRWFERRGDITVFIARLLPVIRTFIAFPAGVNRMDMRKFILYTLLGSFPWCLVLAYVGVKVGENIEVLKPYFHRFDAVIGVVLVVGIALWIWRHVRGNHRAETADETAAQ, encoded by the coding sequence ATGGTCAGTCACATCCTCGCGGTCGTCAGCCAGTTCATCATCCACGTCGAGTCCAGCATGGGCTATGGCGGGATCGTGCTGCTGATGGGCATTGAGAGCTGCTGCATTCCGCTGCCCTCCGAAGTCATCATGCCCTACGCCGGGTACCTGTGCACCGTGGGGCGGTTCAACATCTGGCTGGTGGGGCTGTTCGGGGCCATGGGGTGCGTCGTGGGCTCCATCCCGGCGTACTACCTGGGGATGTACGGGGGGCGGCCGCTGATCCTCAAGTACGGCAAGTACATCCTGATGAGCCACCACGACCTCGACCTGGCCGACCGCTGGTTCGAGCGCCGGGGTGACATCACGGTCTTCATCGCCCGCCTGCTGCCCGTCATCCGCACCTTCATCGCCTTCCCCGCCGGCGTCAACCGCATGGACATGCGCAAGTTCATCCTCTACACGCTCCTGGGATCTTTCCCCTGGTGCCTGGTGCTGGCGTACGTCGGGGTCAAGGTGGGGGAGAACATCGAGGTGCTCAAGCCGTACTTCCATCGCTTCGACGCTGTCATCGGGGTGGTGCTGGTGGTGGGGATCGCCCTGTGGATCTGGCGCCATGTGCGGGGAAACCACAGGGCTGAGACAGCAGACGAGACGGCAGCGCAGTAG